In Ostrea edulis chromosome 6, xbOstEdul1.1, whole genome shotgun sequence, a single window of DNA contains:
- the LOC125647336 gene encoding atrial natriuretic peptide receptor 1-like has protein sequence MDIMLVDMHPESGEFQAVGYFYGWKAKFEFASDTPIHWPYNKGPPANRPQCGFTGDAAECQTTGTASVSKGKMDEKHHRCAYPLIPASRKES, from the exons ATGGATATAATGTTGGTGGATATGCATCCCGAATCGGGGGAATTCCAG GCAGTGGGCTATTTTTATGGGTGGAAGGCAAAGTTTGAATTCGCCTCTGATACTCCCATTCACTGGCCTTACAACAAAGGACCACCGGCAAATCGCCCTCAATGTGGATTCACTGGAGATGCAGCTGAGTGTCAAACCACAG GTACAGCTAGTGTATCAAAGGGAAAAATGGATGAAAAACATCATCGATGCGCGTACCCTTTGATACCTGCATCAAGAAAAGAATCATAA